Proteins from one Pleuronectes platessa chromosome 16, fPlePla1.1, whole genome shotgun sequence genomic window:
- the luc7l3 gene encoding luc7-like protein 3, protein MLSAAQLLDELMGRDRNLAPDEKRSNVRWDDEGCCRYYLCGFCPAELFTNTRSDLGPCEKIHDENLRKTYEKSSRFMKEGYERDFLRYLQSLLAEVERRIRRGHARLALSQAQQNAGGPGPAGKSDEKSLVLQDKIEDLVAQIEELGSEGRVEEAQGMMKLVEQLKDERELLGSNPSTIESFAAQEKQMEVCEVCGAFLIVGDAQSRVDDHLMGKQHMGYAKIKSTVEELKEKLRRRSEEPPGENPVVKKDREDREREREEREKKRKEEEEKEKEREKEKEKEREKEKERERERERERERERDRERDRDRDRRTRRSHSNSRHSSRASDRKRSRSRDRRRSRSRDKERERERKRSRSRDRDRERRRSRERSDRKRRSRSRDRKKSRTPERKSHRHRSRSKDREKEKERDRERDRSSKDKDRKVTEERSSSKKDKHSDGDAAAIKASSEAEPMETEAAASASSPLLNGQQELFHSEGDTQSN, encoded by the exons ATGCTGTCTGCAGCCCAGCTACTCGACGAGCTGATGGGCCGGGACCGAAACTTGGCCCCGGACGAGAAGCGATCGAACGTGCGATGGGACGACGAGGGC TGTTGTCGATACTATCTGTGTGGGTTCTGTCCGGCAGAGCTGTTCACCAACACCCGCTCTGACCTGG GTCCTTGTGAGAAAATCCATGATGAAAACCTCAGAAAAAC GTATGAGAAGAGCTCTCGGTTCATGAAGGAGGGCTACGAACGGGACTTCCTGCGCTATCTGCAGTCGCTCCTGGCAGAGGTGGAGCGGCGGATTCGGAGAGGACATGCCCGACTGGCTCTTTCCCAGGCCCAGCAGAACGCAGGG GGTCCTGGTCCAGCAGGGAAGAGTGATGAGAAATCTCTGGTTCTACAGGATAAGATTGAAGACTTGGTTGCACAG ATTGAGGAGCTGGGGTCCGagggcagagtggaggaggcCCAGGGGATGATGAAGCTGGTGGAGCAGCTGAAGGACGAGAGGGAGCTGCTCGGCTCCAATCCCTCG ACCATTGAAAGCTTTGCAGCCCAGGAGAAGCAGATGGAGGTGTGTGAGGTGTGCGGGGCCTTCCTCATTGTGGGTGATGCCCAGTCCCGAGTGGACGACCACTTGATGGGCAAGCAGCATATGGGCTATGCCAAGATCAAATCCACTGTAGAGGAGCTCAAG GAAAAGCTGCGCCGCCGCTCAGAAGAGCCTCCCGGTGAAAACCCAGTGGTCAAGAAGGACCGAGAAGACCGCGAGCGTgagagggaggaaagggagaaaaaacgcaaagaggaggaagagaaggaaaaggagcgtgagaaggagaaggaaaaggagcgcgagaaggagaaggaacgagagagagagcgggagcgtgagagggagagagagcgagatagAGAACGGGACAGAGATAGGGACAGGAGGACCCGCCGAAGCCACTCCAACAGCCGCCACTCCAGTCGGGCCTCggacaggaagaggagcagatccCGGGATCGCAGACGGTCCAGAAGCAGAgacaaggagagggagagggaacgCAAACGCAGCAG GAGCCGGgatagagacagggagaggaggcgCAGCCGTGAGCGGTCGGACAGGAAGCGTCGCTCCCGCAGTCGTGACAGGAAGAAGTCACGCACCCCCGAGCGCAAATCTCACCGTCACCGCAGCCGCAGCAAGGatagggagaaggagaaggagagggacagGGAAAGAGACCGGTCATCCAAAGACAAAG aCCGTAAGgtaacagaggagaggagcagctctAAGAAAGACAAGCACTCTGACGGCGATGCAGCTGCCATCAAGGCTTCATCAGAAGCAGAACCAATGGAGACGGAGGCGGccgcctctgcctcctcccctctgctcaATGGCCAGCAAGAACTCTTCCATTCTGAAGGTGACACTCAGTCCAATTAA